In Gopherus flavomarginatus isolate rGopFla2 chromosome 5, rGopFla2.mat.asm, whole genome shotgun sequence, one DNA window encodes the following:
- the IFITM10 gene encoding interferon-induced transmembrane protein 10 produces the protein PLPPPPPASSSSLTPVIKKAESEAVLSQRCSNSLCSSLRFLFARIQSGKFAAAATERTQEPTLDPPCPFDGAFWIQRPPQQGCFAGIPKPPAIPQASPVLSPSSAVCYMENKSCKGDSLRPAVQCKHTVEKKTMTNPTTVIEIYPDTTEVNDYYLWSIFNFVYLNFCCLGFIALAYSLKVRDKKLLNDLNGAVEDAKTARLFNITSSALATFCIILVFIFLRYPLTDY, from the exons cctcttcctcccccaccacccgCTTCCTCTTCTTCACTAACTCCAGTTATTAAGAAAGCAGAGTCGGAGGCAGTGCTGAGCCAGAGATGCAGCAACTCCCTGTGTTCCTCCTT GAGATTTCTCTTTGCCAGGATACAGTCTGGTAAATTTGCAGCAGCCGCCACGGAGAGAACTCAGGAACCCACCTTGGACCCGCCGTGTCCCTTTGACGGAGCATTCTGGATTCAGAGACCCCCCCAGCAGGGGTGCTTTGCTGGCATTCCCAAGCCTCCTGCCATCCCGCAAGCCTCGCCTGTCCTATCTCCCTCTTCAGCTGTTTGCTACATGGAGAATAAGAGCTGCAAAGGGGACAGCCTGCGGCCAGCTGTACAGTGCAAACACACTGTGGAGAAGAAGACAATGACTAACCCCACGACGGTGATTGAAATCTACCCAGACACCACTGAGGTGAACGATTACTATCTCTGGTCCATCTTCAACTTTGTATACCTCAACTTCTGCTGTCTCGGCTTCATCGCCTTGGCCTATTCTTTGAAA GTCCGGGATAAGAAACTCCTCAATGACCTGAACGGAGCAGTCGAAGATGCCAAGACAGCCCGGCTTTTTAACATTACCAGCTCAGCACTCGCCACTTTCTGCATCATCCTCGTCTTCATCTTCCTGCGCTACCCGCTCACTGACTATTAG